In Puntigrus tetrazona isolate hp1 chromosome 7, ASM1883169v1, whole genome shotgun sequence, the following are encoded in one genomic region:
- the hsbp1a gene encoding heat shock factor-binding protein 1a: MSEKDPKTSQDLTVVVQTLLQQMQDKFQTMSDQIIGRIDEMSTRIDDLEKNISDLMTQAGVEELEEEIKVTETSGTA; encoded by the exons ATGTCTGAGAAGGACCCCAAAACATCTCAGGACCTGACTGTTGTG GTACAGACCTTACTGCAGCAGATGCAGGACAAGTTCCAGACCATGTCAGACCAGATTATTGGGCGAA TCGATGAGATGAGTACGCGAATCGATGACTTGGAGAAGAACATCTCTGATCTTATGACTCAGGCAGGTGTGGAGGAGTTAGAGGAGGAGATAAAAGTCACCGAGACCTCCGGAACAGCTTGA